One genomic region from Chrysemys picta bellii isolate R12L10 chromosome 18, ASM1138683v2, whole genome shotgun sequence encodes:
- the CCDC183 gene encoding coiled-coil domain-containing protein 183 — MHSQIISSRTLIPSFSLLLSCPQYDQVTISQACWDQKHLKMHLARSTVEAAREKLQNSIFDRMNVHNVLLYEVTRRGGMLEELQRKRQHLADMEGADRQGQIQLQVIRQLENNIEKMLMKIRTGEKIYYLYLKMVDFLKDELAQLPLQLDVLQHMVEVYQVELKGMRLMAVDATEATEAAKTDMTNMETEFIAERRFRENSLNFQKKQIDRIRVKDASERHRRVLARRELNVDFPVLILRESLKGAKLEASKAQIEHQAQVTSEVDKIKCAVQCSHLWDIAGRFLAQQKTGENLQQQIVECEQKREELEAKLKELELERAELKFHQTPSSISSRKLAEELKKNLEAEEVRLHQVHTQMLKNQELLLSFENGVDNLLIRLCGITVPGHGDIRVDTSDTYDKLQFCETKLLHLTEVMTHLPSYNFSREENNETYMKVRNFLEESTRNERQNLKISFEDEEDAVRDAFDFADIDHSYVPNRDEIKKQGVRLIETMTKAAKKKQRGGRKGA; from the exons ATGCACTCACAGATAATTAGTAGTAGAACTTTGATCCCAAGTTTCTCTCTGCTTCTCTCCTGCCCACAGTACGACCAGGTGACGATTTCCCAGGCATGCTGGGATCAAAAGCACTTGAAGATGCATTTAGCCAGGAGCACCGTGGAG GCTGCCCGAGAGAAGCTGCAAAACTCCATCTTTGACAGGATGAACGTGCACAATGTGCTGCTGTACGAGGTGACGAGGCGGGGCGGgatgctggaggagctgcagcgAAAGCGGCAACACCTGGCAGACATGGAAGGAGCAGACAGACAGGGCCAGATACAGCTGCAG GTGATTCGTCAGCTGGAGAATAACATAGAGAAAATGCTGATGAAAATCAGGACTGGTGAAAAGATTTATTACCTGTATCTGAAGATGGTGGATTTCCTGAAGGAT GAATTAGCCCAGCTCCCTTTGCAGCTGGACGTCCTTCAGCACATGGTAGAAGTCTACCAGGTGGAGCTGAAGGGCATGAGACTGATGGCTGTGGATGCCACCGAAGCGACAGAAGCAGCCAAG ACGGACATGACCAATATGGAAACCGAATTCATTGCGGAGAGAAGGTTCAGGGAGAATTCCCTAAACTTCCAAAAGAAGCAGATTGACAGGATCCGGGTCAAGGATGCGAGCGAGCGGCACAGGAGAGTG CTGGCCAGGCGAGAGCTCAATGTGGATTTCCCAGTCCTGATATTGCGTGAGTCGCTGAAAG GTGCAAAGCTGGAGGCCTCCAAAGCCCAGATTGAGCATCAGGCCCAAGTGACGTCTGAGGTAGACAAGATAAAGTGTGCAGTGCAGTGCTCACACCTCTGG GATATCGCAGGGAGGTTCCTGGCCCAGCAGAAGACTGGGGAGAACCTGCAACAGCAGATAGTGGAGTGTGAGCAGAAGCGTGAGGAGCTGGAGGCCAAGCTGAAGGAGCTGGAACTGGAACGTGCTGAGCTGAAATTCCACCAGACCCCAAGCTCCATAAG CTCTAGGAAACTGGCGGAAGAACTGAAGAAGAATTTGGAGGCGGAAGAGGTCCGGCTACACCAAGTGCACACCCAAATGCTGAAGAATCAGGAGCTTCTGCTCAGCTTTGAAAATGGCGTTGACAACCTCCTAATTCGCCTGTGCGGGATCACTGTGCCTGGCCAT GGTGACATTCGCGTGGACACCAGTGACACTTACGACAAGCTGCAGTTCTGTGAGACAAAGCTGCTGCACTTGACAGAGGTCATGACCCACCTTCCATCCTACAACTTCAGCAGGGAGGAGAACAATGAG ACCTATATGAAAGTTAGGAATTTCCTGGAGGAAAGTACAAGGAATGAGCGTCAGAACCTGAAGATTTCTTTTGAGGATGAAGAAGATGCTGTTAGAG ATGCCTttgattttgctgacattgaccacaGCTACGTGCCCAACCGGGACGAGATCAAAAAGCAGGGTGTGCGCCTGATTGAAACCATGACCAAGGCTGCCAAGAAGAAGCAGCGAGGAGGCCGGAAAGGCGCCTAA